The segment CTGTAATCCGGGGTGCCATCGTTATCACTGTCCAGCCCGATGGAAATGTCATCCCACTCCCGACCATCCTTGTTATAGGTGTAGTCGTCATATTGCTGGAACTTGATATAGAGAGCGCCGGAGGTGGAGAAAATAGTGGAATTGGCATAGGTGTTGAGACCGTTGATGATATCGGTCAGGTTGATTTCAAAGGAGCCAGTCTCAGAATCTTCCAACTCTTGGGCAGAGACGACTTCATACCAGGTGTAGCCGTCAGGGCTGATGGAAACCCCATCCCCCAGGGCATGGCCGTAGGTGACGGTGATGGTCGCATTGTTCACTGCGTTGACCGAGGAGTTCTTGGTCTGTTGGTTGAGCGAGTAGGAAGTCTCTGTGGCCGTATCGTCATCTGAAAGATTGTGTTGCTCATCCCCATAGGGAGCATTATCAGATTGGGTAAAGGCGAGGTAGAGATCCAGGTCGCCGATATCAGATTTAGAGAGATCCACCAGCAATACCGCTTCATTCAGCTCATAGTTGCTGTCGGTATCCACATCCATGCGCAGCATTCCATCCTGCACCTCGATGCGGCCTGTTGAAGTCACGACGGGGGGGGGCTGGTATCCGAAGTGGAGGTGGAATAGAGAACCCAGCCGTCATCCCCACCGGGCAGAACCGTATCGGAAAAGGCGGTAAAATCCTGGGTGAGGTAGAGGATATCGTCTTCACTATTGTTGTAGCGGAGGGTCACTCCGGTCAAACCAGTATCGTCCACATCGCAGGCGTCACCGAAATTTCCGATATCTGAATCTGTTTGGTCGGCATTGGCCGTGAGGGGGCAGTTGTCGGATTCGTCGGCTATGCCATCCTCATCGGTATCGGTCTCTTCGTCGGTGCCAGTGCCACTGCCGGTGCCGGTAAAGTCGGGATCGTTAAAATCAGGGGTGCCATCTCCATCTTCGTCGCCACCGACTGCAATGTTGTCCCAATCCCGACCATCCTTGGTGTTGGCATAGTCATCATATTGTTGGAACTTGATATAGAGATAGTCGCCAAAGCCGAAATCCGGATCCAACGCCATGATGTCTGCAAGCTTGGTGCTCAGCTTGACGCTGATGGTGAGGCCATCTGAATCTGTCGCCAGCTCCGAGGCGCTGACTATTTGATACCAGTAGATGCCATCCTGGCTGACAGAGACACCATCTCCATCCTCATGATCAGACCAATAGCTTGAGAGATCGTGCTCTTCATCTCCAAAGGTGGATTCCGCCTGGAAAAAGGAGATATACAGCTCGCTCAGTGCTGTATCAGCAGCATCCAGGTCGATCAGCAGCACGGCTTCGTTGAGGGCATAGGTTTGGTCGGTGACCGCATCCATGCGCAACATTTCGTCGTATAGGGAAATACTCCCCTCAGCTGTGGGGGTGCCGGAGGAGTAGTAACTCCAGCCCTGTAGTGAGGTGTGATCATCCCCGGAAAAATCCTGGGTGTAGGGGAGAGTACTAATCGGGGTAACAGCAGCGTCGGTATTCGTATCCAGCCCCGTCTCCTTGAACGTGATGTGATCGGAGTCCGGAATGTAGATTTTTCCTGGTTGGGCATGGGCTGGTGTGGCGAAAATAGTGGCAGTAAGGCCGAGAGCTGTCGCCAAGGTGAGGAGAATATTGGAAAATCTAATTTTCATCTTCTGTCCCCAGTCATATTCGGTAAGGCCGTTTAGCGCAGAAAATATATTGTCAAGACAAAGTGCGATCACGGAGCTTGTCATGATGTCCTATGGAAAGATTTTGGATGGGTGCTGACAGGATTTGCTTGATTTGGTTGTTGCCAGTAACGGCAGGCATAATCGTCGGTTTTTGAGGATTGATTCATCCGAGTCAGGCCGTCTCTGTTTTCCAGATACATTTTGTTTATGGATAGCATTCATGTGAATTATTCTGACCGATAATTTCTCTATAACCATATTACCAAGGGCCGTTTATAGGAATCTCAGGAACTCTGCATAATTTTTTTTCAGAAACAAAAAAAAATGGATTGAATCGGCTCAATCCTTTTTCAGACACCATCCTTGAGCTCATGAGAATACGCGTGGCAGAGGCCTGAGCTTTGGGTGACGAAACTTGGTTTTTGAGCCAGCCACGGATGATCCGCTCTGTTTGGCATCTGGCGATGGGTTCACTCCCAAGACCGACACTTTCGAGTTGGAACCTCACCTTGAAACGTTTTCCAGCCCGGTTTTGGTGAGGTTTCTGCAAAGAGAGTGGACCACCGAAATTGTCCTGGCTTTGAGACCCAAGAGTTTTTTGATATCTATCAAAACAGAGCACATGCCCGGATGGGTGTTCGTCAACAGTCCGATCTTTCGAAAAAGTGGCTTGGACCTGGGGATGGGGCGGTGTCAGGAATCAGGCAATCAAAGCCATATAGAGGGGATATTGCGGGGGGAAATGGGGCTTGCAGGTGTGGTCGGATAACCTTTTTTGATGAGTCCCTCACCCATGCCGGACTGAAGATTTTTATCAGAGCTGGGAAAGGCCGTTTTGATCAGCCAACGTCCCAGTGGAGAGAGGGGCGTGGAAAGGAGGGGATGGCGGGACCATGGAGAGGTGCTGATTTTGGGGTGGAAGCTCCTTTTGCAGGTTGACTCCGGCTTTGCGCAACTTTTGTTGAACCTGGGCCATGGAGAGAACATAGGCATCGGAACGGCCCAGCTGTTTTTCGACAATCGGTAGATGTTCTGCAGCATTTTCTTCACTGGGGTACCAGCCGAGATAGACTAAAAACTGGTCGTTCCTGTATGGCAACAAATGCGTCGAATTATGGCCAAATTCCTGATCTGCTTCGTGAATCACATTATTGATATGCTCTATATAATTATGATTAACAACCATTAACTGTATGGAATACCCTTTATTTTTGGTCAGAGAGAGCCATTGTTGGGAAGTTTGCAGGCGTTGTTGCACGAGTGGATATTTGTCCAAGGAAGTGGCTTGTCCGCTCTTGGCGGGTTGCCTGGGCGAATTTACAGGGAAGGGAGAGGTAACCTTTTCAGCTGTGTTGAAAACGGCCTCTTCTTCCAGGGCACTTTCTTGATCACCCGTTGCGGCTTGCGAGGGGGTGTTCTTGCCCGGTTTTTCTTTGGAAATGGGGAGCACTGAGGGGGAAATCGGCATCTGTTGGTTTGGTTTGGCAGGTGCCGGGGCCGCTATATTTTGAGCAGACGATTTGGAAGCCTTTTTTTTCCCGGTCGTTTTGGTATGGGTGGCGGCCTTGCTTGAGGCTGCTGGGGCCGACTTTGGCGTAGGCTTGTGTCGGGGCAGGTAGCGGCGTTGAGAAGGGGGGGGCACGACGGCCTGAACCACTCTGGCCGGATCCAGGAGCATGACGGCAGATGGGCTTTCCTGGGGCGCTTCAGCCTCACTCTGAACGACGGTTTCTTCAACAGGTTGCGCTGGCGGTTCCGAGACTTTTCCCGGGCTTTTTTGGGTAAGAGCGGCCACCTCTTCCAGTTTCAGGCTCTGTTCGGGAATGGATTGAACCTGGGAGGAGGGGGGAATCACGGGTTTTCTGGAGAGATAGGATTGTCCCACCTGAGCTGCAACCAACAGCGTGAGGAGTGCTACGGTAGAGAGATAAGCCCAGCGGGGCGGGGGCCAAAAATAACGTTTGTTCCGGATGGGGTTGGTTATGTTTTTAATACCCTGACGCACTTGATCGGGTGTTACCTGGGGCTTGCCATTCCGATAACTCGCCAGGAGCGCCTCATGGGCCAGCAAGTTGACACGGCGCAGGGAGCTTTCAGCCTGCTTGGCAATTTCCCGAGCGGCGGCAGAGGTAAACAGGGGCGTACCCCGATGATAGCCAGCCCGGGTGGCGCGGGTGGTGAGATAGCGTTCGATATCTTCGGCTTTAGGCTTGGCCAGATAGTAGTGACCGCCGATCCGATCCCAGAGCTGGCGCATGTCGTGGGCCCCCACTACCTCTTCCAGCTCCGGTTGGCCAAAGAGCACCACCTGCAGCAATTTTTGGCGGTGGGTTTCCAGGTTACATAAAAGACGCAGCTGCTCCAGGGTCTCCAGGGGCATGGCCTGGGCCTCTTCCACCAGCACCAGAACGGTTTTACCCTTACCGTGAGCCACGACCAGATGATCCCGGATGCAGTTCATACACTGCCAGGGGTCCAGATCTTCCGGCATCTTCAGCTTTAGATCTTCGGCAATGGAGCGGATCAGGTTTTCGGGGGTGAGGCGGGGTTGGAACAGGAAGACCAGGTCCACTGTTTTGGGTAGCTTGCTGGCAAGCATTCGGCAGAGCATGGTCTTGCCACTGCCCACCTCGCCAACCACCTTGAGGATGCCAACTCCCCGGAAAATACCGGAAATCAGCGATTCCAAAATAGCGGCACGTCCTCCGACATCGTCAAAGAGCCGAATATCGGGGGTGTTGTTGAAGGGATAATGTTCAAAGCCAAAATGGGACAGATACATGGTGTTCCCTGTATTTTTAAATCAACGGATACTTGGGAGCGGGAAAGCCTGGGCCTAAAGGTATCCCGGGTAGTGACCAGGATGCAATTACCGTACCTGGTCACAGGGGGGAAGGAAAGATGGGAATTCAGGCTTTTTGGGTGGATTGGATACAGTGGATGAAGGATTGCTCCATGGTCTCCCCGGGATAAAGCTCCCGGCACTCCTGATGGGTACCCAAAAAACGCAGGTGGTTATCGTGGAGGATGG is part of the Magnetococcales bacterium genome and harbors:
- a CDS encoding AAA family ATPase, whose product is MYLSHFGFEHYPFNNTPDIRLFDDVGGRAAILESLISGIFRGVGILKVVGEVGSGKTMLCRMLASKLPKTVDLVFLFQPRLTPENLIRSIAEDLKLKMPEDLDPWQCMNCIRDHLVVAHGKGKTVLVLVEEAQAMPLETLEQLRLLCNLETHRQKLLQVVLFGQPELEEVVGAHDMRQLWDRIGGHYYLAKPKAEDIERYLTTRATRAGYHRGTPLFTSAAAREIAKQAESSLRRVNLLAHEALLASYRNGKPQVTPDQVRQGIKNITNPIRNKRYFWPPPRWAYLSTVALLTLLVAAQVGQSYLSRKPVIPPSSQVQSIPEQSLKLEEVAALTQKSPGKVSEPPAQPVEETVVQSEAEAPQESPSAVMLLDPARVVQAVVPPPSQRRYLPRHKPTPKSAPAASSKAATHTKTTGKKKASKSSAQNIAAPAPAKPNQQMPISPSVLPISKEKPGKNTPSQAATGDQESALEEEAVFNTAEKVTSPFPVNSPRQPAKSGQATSLDKYPLVQQRLQTSQQWLSLTKNKGYSIQLMVVNHNYIEHINNVIHEADQEFGHNSTHLLPYRNDQFLVYLGWYPSEENAAEHLPIVEKQLGRSDAYVLSMAQVQQKLRKAGVNLQKELPPQNQHLSMVPPSPPFHAPLSTGTLADQNGLSQL
- a CDS encoding thrombospondin type 3 repeat-containing protein, whose protein sequence is MLRMDAVTDQTYALNEAVLLIDLDAADTALSELYISFFQAESTFGDEEHDLSSYWSDHEDGDGVSVSQDGIYWYQIVSASELATDSDGLTISVKLSTKLADIMALDPDFGFGDYLYIKFQQYDDYANTKDGRDWDNIAVGGDEDGDGTPDFNDPDFTGTGSGTGTDEETDTDEDGIADESDNCPLTANADQTDSDIGNFGDACDVDDTGLTGVTLRYNNSEDDILYLTQDFTAFSDTVLPGGDDGWVLYSTSTSDTSPPPS